A portion of the Stigmatella aurantiaca DW4/3-1 genome contains these proteins:
- a CDS encoding PKD domain-containing protein, with protein MTLDGSLSSDPDGDPLTFLWVQYTGPQVALTGANTAHPTFTAPTTDTPFTLLGFQLTVSDGTTLCAGALMSIVVRLNRPPIVSAGNDLFVEEGSTVLVYGSGYDPDGTRLTYQWTQTAGPPARINPTGHPQPYIFLPEVTETTVFTFTLTASDGVNFVSDSMNITVRNRSLGPVTNAGVD; from the coding sequence GTGACGCTGGACGGCAGCCTGTCGTCGGATCCGGATGGTGATCCGCTGACGTTCTTGTGGGTGCAGTACACCGGCCCGCAGGTGGCACTCACCGGAGCCAACACGGCCCATCCCACCTTCACGGCACCCACGACTGACACCCCCTTCACGCTTCTCGGCTTCCAGCTCACGGTGAGCGACGGTACAACCCTCTGCGCGGGGGCCCTCATGAGCATCGTCGTGCGCCTGAACCGGCCGCCGATCGTCAGCGCGGGCAATGACCTGTTCGTCGAGGAAGGCAGCACCGTCCTCGTGTATGGCTCCGGGTACGATCCGGACGGAACACGGTTGACGTATCAGTGGACACAGACGGCGGGGCCCCCTGCCCGGATCAACCCCACCGGTCACCCACAGCCTTACATCTTCCTGCCAGAGGTCACAGAGACCACGGTGTTCACGTTCACGCTCACGGCGAGCGACGGTGTCAACTTCGTCTCGGACTCGATGAACATCACGGTCAGGAACCGAAGTCTCGGGCCCGTGACCAACGCAGGGGTTGATTAG
- a CDS encoding family 16 glycosylhydrolase: MVQDDWGDTATTFNGGMEVDILESLGIWGPDVNSHAIHWDGYDSQHQSKGWGKMKLQSLADGFHVYGVYWQQGRLEFFVDGIKTAEWSDSRVLSVPAYMLLSLQLGGWDGNTPGPQVHGQEMQVDWVRTWSGTRAASATPVEVITDNASANATATGAWTASSAMPGYHGSNYVHDGNTGKGSKRFHFKPALAENGLYQVYARWVADANRATAVPIDVVTAGGSTVTVKVNQRNNHAQWVLLGTFPLSAVDAEVVVRTDGTADGYVVADAIRVMPVAP, translated from the coding sequence GTGGTGCAGGATGACTGGGGAGACACCGCCACGACCTTCAACGGGGGCATGGAGGTGGACATCCTGGAGTCCCTCGGCATCTGGGGGCCCGATGTCAACTCCCACGCCATCCACTGGGATGGCTATGACAGCCAGCACCAGTCCAAAGGCTGGGGGAAGATGAAACTCCAATCCCTGGCGGATGGCTTCCACGTCTACGGCGTGTACTGGCAGCAGGGGCGTCTGGAGTTCTTCGTGGACGGCATCAAGACGGCCGAGTGGTCCGACTCGCGGGTCTTGAGCGTTCCGGCCTACATGCTCCTGTCGCTCCAACTCGGAGGATGGGATGGCAACACGCCGGGTCCCCAGGTGCATGGCCAGGAGATGCAGGTCGACTGGGTCCGGACGTGGAGCGGCACGCGCGCGGCGAGCGCCACCCCGGTGGAGGTCATCACCGACAATGCCAGTGCCAATGCCACCGCCACGGGGGCCTGGACGGCGTCGAGCGCCATGCCGGGCTACCACGGCAGCAATTACGTACACGATGGCAACACCGGCAAGGGGAGCAAGCGCTTCCACTTCAAACCGGCACTCGCGGAGAACGGCCTGTATCAGGTGTATGCCCGGTGGGTGGCGGACGCCAACCGCGCGACGGCGGTGCCCATCGACGTGGTGACGGCGGGGGGCTCCACCGTGACGGTCAAGGTCAACCAGCGGAACAACCACGCTCAGTGGGTTCTGCTGGGCACCTTCCCCCTGTCCGCGGTGGACGCAGAGGTCGTCGTCCGCACAGACGGCACGGCGGACGGTTACGTCGTCGCGGATGCCATCCGCGTAATGCCGGTGGCCCCGTGA
- the ptsP gene encoding phosphoenolpyruvate--protein phosphotransferase, producing MSTQATPTLSLKGIGASPGVTVGNAFILDRKRVRTPKLRLAEAEVEPERQRMKMALELSDGQLAELKDQISRAEGHDHALILEAHRLMLHDPMLVDEVDRLIIEDRINAEWAVRRVARKLKHLFDNIPDEYFRERRSDVDYVADRVVRNLMGQEVDEEVEIPDNAIVVAHDLSPADAAMMARSGRVGGFITDLGGQTSHTAIVARARETPAVVGAGRASEQISPGDLVALDGETGVILVNPTPEQIALFQEARRVRQESEQLALRTKDLPAVSTDEYRIRLNGNMEFPEEIPSLLAHGAEGIGLYRTEFMFLDRKTVPTEEEHYRAYKQVLESMGGRPVTIRTLDLGGDKVPGKTKHEKEPNPAMGLRAIRYCLANRELFRAQLRALLRASAHGNLRIMVPLISGVSELREARSELEACRTALSRAGVRIGNRIQVGIMVETPSAALIADRLAQEADFFSVGTNDLIQYTMAIDRQNRDVAYLYKPLHLAVLRSLQNIVGAAKAAGIPVSMCGEMAGDPLYALVLLALGFDELSMTAGQVPLVKNLLRRSSRAEAVGLLNAAMELTTAEEIERHIRTEMERRFLAADP from the coding sequence GTGAGCACGCAGGCCACCCCTACCTTGAGTCTGAAGGGCATCGGCGCTTCCCCTGGCGTCACGGTGGGGAATGCCTTCATCCTGGACCGCAAGCGGGTGAGGACCCCCAAGCTGCGGCTGGCCGAGGCGGAGGTCGAGCCCGAGCGGCAGCGGATGAAGATGGCGCTGGAGCTGTCGGATGGCCAGCTCGCCGAGCTCAAGGACCAGATCTCCCGCGCCGAGGGGCATGACCACGCCCTCATCCTCGAAGCCCACCGGCTGATGCTCCACGACCCGATGCTGGTGGACGAGGTGGACCGGCTCATCATCGAGGACCGCATCAACGCCGAGTGGGCGGTGCGGCGGGTGGCGCGCAAGCTCAAGCACCTGTTCGACAACATCCCGGACGAGTACTTCCGCGAGCGGCGCTCGGATGTGGACTACGTGGCGGACCGCGTGGTGCGCAACCTCATGGGGCAGGAGGTGGACGAGGAGGTCGAGATTCCCGACAACGCGATTGTCGTGGCGCACGACCTGTCCCCCGCGGACGCGGCGATGATGGCCCGCTCGGGCCGGGTGGGCGGCTTCATCACGGACCTGGGCGGCCAGACGAGCCACACCGCCATCGTCGCCCGGGCGCGCGAGACGCCCGCGGTGGTGGGCGCGGGCCGGGCCAGCGAGCAGATTTCGCCAGGAGACCTGGTGGCGCTGGACGGGGAGACGGGCGTCATCCTGGTGAACCCCACCCCGGAGCAGATCGCCCTCTTCCAGGAGGCCCGGCGCGTCCGGCAGGAGAGCGAGCAGCTCGCGCTGAGGACCAAGGACCTGCCGGCGGTGAGCACGGACGAGTACCGCATCCGGCTCAACGGCAACATGGAGTTTCCCGAGGAGATCCCCTCCCTCCTGGCGCACGGGGCGGAGGGCATCGGCCTGTACCGCACGGAGTTCATGTTCCTGGACCGCAAGACGGTGCCCACCGAGGAGGAGCACTACCGGGCCTACAAGCAGGTGCTGGAGTCCATGGGGGGCCGGCCCGTCACCATCCGCACGCTGGACCTGGGCGGCGACAAGGTGCCGGGCAAGACGAAGCACGAGAAGGAGCCCAACCCGGCCATGGGCCTGAGGGCCATCCGCTACTGCCTGGCCAACCGGGAGCTGTTCCGGGCCCAGCTCCGGGCGCTGCTCCGGGCGAGCGCGCACGGAAACCTGCGGATCATGGTCCCGCTCATCAGCGGGGTGAGCGAGCTGCGCGAGGCGCGCAGCGAGCTGGAGGCGTGCCGCACGGCGCTGAGCCGCGCCGGGGTGCGCATCGGCAACCGGATTCAGGTGGGCATCATGGTGGAGACGCCCAGCGCGGCGCTCATCGCCGACCGGCTGGCGCAGGAGGCGGACTTCTTCTCGGTCGGCACGAATGATCTCATCCAGTACACGATGGCCATCGACCGGCAGAACCGGGATGTGGCCTACCTGTACAAGCCGCTGCACCTGGCGGTGCTGCGCTCGTTGCAGAACATCGTCGGGGCGGCAAAGGCGGCGGGGATCCCCGTGTCCATGTGCGGCGAGATGGCCGGAGATCCGCTCTACGCGCTGGTGCTGCTGGCGTTGGGCTTCGACGAGCTGTCGATGACGGCGGGCCAGGTGCCGCTGGTGAAGAACCTCCTGCGGCGCTCCAGCCGGGCGGAGGCCGTGGGCTTGCTCAACGCGGCGATGGAGCTGACCACCGCGGAAGAGATTGAGCGCCACATTCGCACGGAGATGGAGCGGCGCTTCCTGGCTGCGGATCCGTAA
- a CDS encoding PTS sugar transporter subunit IIC, with the protein MSGVWTQVALAGLWGGMVAVERKAFLQAMLSRPLVSATVMGLLLGDVSAGVSIGMLLELFYLGTANLGAALPENDTLSATGTAAAAASMAAATGADSTQALWSVAVLLFIPLGRMGRYGDRLLEGYMARLARVALASAEAGNLSRAVRQNLWGMWPHFVIYGALCAACVLLGAVLGPLVEFLPLALLRGLAWAFPAMASVAAVLAAQGSHARRAPLYAALGAAGVCLAIILSLSREHP; encoded by the coding sequence GTGAGCGGGGTGTGGACGCAGGTGGCGCTCGCGGGGCTCTGGGGCGGCATGGTGGCCGTCGAGCGCAAGGCGTTCCTTCAGGCCATGCTCTCCCGGCCGTTGGTGTCCGCCACGGTGATGGGGCTCTTGCTGGGGGATGTGTCCGCCGGGGTTTCCATCGGCATGCTCCTGGAGCTGTTCTACCTGGGCACGGCCAACCTGGGCGCAGCGCTCCCCGAGAACGACACGCTGTCGGCCACCGGCACCGCGGCCGCGGCGGCCAGCATGGCGGCGGCCACCGGCGCGGACTCCACCCAGGCCCTCTGGTCCGTCGCCGTGCTGCTCTTCATTCCGCTGGGGCGGATGGGCCGGTATGGAGACCGGCTGCTGGAGGGCTACATGGCCCGGCTGGCCCGGGTGGCGCTGGCCTCGGCGGAGGCGGGCAACCTCTCCCGTGCCGTGCGCCAGAACCTCTGGGGCATGTGGCCGCACTTCGTCATCTACGGCGCGCTCTGCGCGGCGTGTGTGCTGCTGGGGGCGGTGCTCGGGCCGCTGGTGGAGTTCTTGCCGCTGGCGCTGCTGCGGGGGCTGGCGTGGGCGTTTCCCGCCATGGCCTCGGTGGCGGCGGTGCTGGCCGCGCAGGGCAGCCACGCGCGGAGGGCCCCCCTCTACGCCGCCCTGGGGGCCGCGGGGGTCTGCCTGGCCATCATCCTCTCCCTCTCCCGGGAGCACCCATGA
- a CDS encoding ATP-grasp domain-containing protein, producing MTPLALARPVVLVGSRSDEHVARLAHRIEAQGVSTFVVDTLAFPEETRLALTEGLDGITVNGQRLGTPGAVYLRSLYTHPLAFGVDAQAAMNEDWRTTLVAFREKATLLRGLLGRWEALGVPFYNPESTAWRLQKPLQLALLAQAGLPVPETLWTNDPEAVRRFAAGRRVAYKPVGGGAATQELGPEDLTDDRLAALEAAPVTFQALMPGEDVRVYVLDGEIVASLRILSRAIDFRQNEERIEPFELPSGVARQCLRAMQVLGLRWTGMDLKRDAEGTLRILELNESPMFLGFDARAGTDILGHLAQGLVRAARTPLS from the coding sequence ATGACGCCCCTCGCGCTCGCCCGTCCCGTGGTTCTTGTCGGCTCCCGCAGCGACGAGCACGTGGCGCGGCTCGCCCACCGGATTGAAGCGCAGGGCGTGTCCACCTTCGTGGTGGACACGCTCGCCTTTCCGGAGGAGACGCGCCTGGCGCTGACGGAAGGCCTCGACGGCATCACCGTGAATGGACAGCGGCTCGGTACGCCCGGAGCCGTCTACCTGCGCAGCCTCTACACCCACCCGCTCGCCTTCGGCGTGGACGCCCAGGCGGCCATGAACGAGGACTGGCGCACCACGCTGGTGGCCTTCCGCGAGAAGGCCACCCTGCTGCGAGGCCTCCTGGGCCGCTGGGAGGCGCTGGGCGTGCCGTTCTACAACCCCGAGTCCACGGCCTGGCGCCTCCAGAAGCCCCTTCAGCTCGCGCTGTTGGCGCAGGCGGGGCTTCCCGTCCCGGAGACGCTCTGGACGAATGATCCCGAGGCGGTGCGCCGCTTCGCCGCCGGCCGGCGCGTGGCCTACAAGCCCGTGGGCGGCGGCGCGGCCACCCAGGAGTTGGGGCCCGAGGACCTGACCGACGACCGGCTCGCCGCGCTGGAGGCCGCCCCCGTCACCTTCCAGGCGTTGATGCCCGGCGAGGACGTGCGCGTCTACGTGCTCGACGGGGAGATCGTCGCCAGCCTGCGCATCCTCTCGCGGGCCATCGACTTCCGGCAGAACGAGGAGCGCATCGAGCCCTTCGAGCTGCCCTCCGGCGTGGCGCGGCAATGTCTCCGGGCCATGCAGGTGCTGGGGCTGCGCTGGACGGGGATGGACCTCAAGCGGGACGCAGAAGGAACCCTGCGCATCCTCGAGCTCAACGAGTCGCCCATGTTCCTCGGCTTCGATGCGAGGGCGGGCACGGACATCCTGGGACACCTCGCCCAGGGCCTCGTGCGCGCGGCCCGCACACCTCTTTCCTGA
- a CDS encoding DUF1800 domain-containing protein, translating into MIRRTALALALCATACAPEDLPADENSAEALRQVEQAAEPLDKPTERNAIRFLDQATFGPRLARAVSPRPIDSVEQVVAVGISKSITAQLSAARSTFDGTNDSKDLGSQFFVNAITGPDQLRQRVAFALSQIFVVSPSGIANIASTPESEPKVAMAGFLNLLSTNAFGNFRTLLEAVTKDPAMGNYLDMVNNRAFDTAGKAKEPNENYAREMLQLFTLGLHKLNEDGTPQLTAEGLPIPAYTEAQVQAFSRALSGWTFAAAAGCPTIGRTNPANYTQPMIGCDANHLSTSQTLLRGAVTTAGGGAAAHLKQALDNVFADPNLPPFISKQLIQHLVTSNPSPAYVQRVVAVFKDNGSGVRGDLSAVVRKILEDDEARGPQPPLSLYATYGHLRPPALFITSVVRWLGGTLDTSTGLDPGAKLNGWSKSMGQDVPRPPSVFSYYPPNAAAPNGNGLLGPEFAILDTATATARANVMYDLLFSSSTASSGILIDVSTLPADPSELVYWLGRYWIHDSMSWSLQVAVYNAITDTRAGNTLRKQRLAVYLTSLSPEYQIQR; encoded by the coding sequence ATGATTCGACGTACCGCCCTTGCCCTCGCTTTGTGCGCCACCGCCTGCGCACCCGAGGATCTGCCCGCCGATGAGAATTCGGCCGAGGCGCTCCGCCAGGTGGAACAGGCCGCCGAGCCCCTCGACAAACCTACGGAGCGGAATGCCATCCGCTTCCTCGATCAAGCCACCTTCGGCCCACGCCTGGCCCGGGCGGTGAGCCCCAGACCCATCGACTCCGTGGAGCAGGTGGTGGCCGTCGGCATCTCCAAGTCCATCACGGCTCAGCTCTCCGCCGCCCGCTCCACGTTCGATGGCACCAACGACAGCAAGGACTTGGGCTCCCAGTTCTTCGTCAACGCCATCACGGGCCCGGATCAGCTCCGGCAGCGGGTGGCCTTCGCGCTGAGCCAGATCTTCGTCGTCTCGCCCAGCGGCATCGCCAACATCGCGAGCACGCCCGAGTCGGAACCCAAGGTGGCGATGGCGGGTTTCCTCAACCTGCTCTCCACGAACGCCTTTGGAAACTTCCGCACCCTGCTGGAGGCGGTCACCAAGGACCCCGCCATGGGGAACTACCTCGACATGGTGAACAACCGCGCGTTCGATACGGCGGGCAAGGCCAAGGAGCCGAACGAGAACTACGCGCGCGAGATGCTCCAGCTCTTCACGCTGGGCCTGCACAAGCTGAACGAGGATGGCACCCCGCAGCTCACCGCCGAGGGGCTGCCCATCCCCGCGTACACCGAGGCGCAAGTCCAGGCGTTCTCGCGGGCGCTCTCCGGGTGGACGTTCGCCGCGGCCGCAGGCTGCCCCACCATCGGCCGCACCAACCCGGCCAATTACACGCAGCCGATGATTGGCTGCGACGCGAACCACCTGTCCACCTCCCAGACCCTGCTCCGGGGCGCGGTGACGACGGCCGGAGGGGGCGCCGCGGCGCACCTCAAGCAGGCGCTCGACAACGTCTTCGCCGATCCGAACCTCCCGCCGTTCATTTCCAAGCAGCTCATCCAGCACCTCGTCACCAGCAACCCGAGCCCCGCCTACGTTCAGCGGGTGGTCGCCGTCTTCAAGGACAACGGCAGCGGTGTGCGGGGGGACCTGAGCGCGGTGGTGCGGAAGATCCTGGAGGATGACGAGGCGCGCGGCCCGCAGCCCCCGCTGTCCCTCTACGCCACCTATGGCCACCTGCGGCCCCCCGCGCTGTTCATCACCTCGGTGGTGCGGTGGCTGGGCGGCACGCTCGACACCTCCACGGGCCTGGACCCGGGGGCCAAGCTCAACGGGTGGAGCAAGTCGATGGGCCAGGACGTGCCCCGCCCGCCCTCGGTGTTCAGCTACTACCCGCCGAACGCGGCCGCGCCCAACGGCAATGGGCTGCTCGGCCCGGAGTTCGCCATCCTGGACACCGCGACGGCCACCGCCCGCGCCAACGTCATGTATGACCTGCTCTTTTCGAGCTCGACGGCCAGTTCGGGCATCCTCATCGATGTGAGCACGCTGCCGGCGGATCCCAGCGAGCTGGTGTACTGGCTGGGCCGCTACTGGATCCACGACTCCATGTCCTGGAGCCTCCAGGTCGCCGTCTACAACGCCATCACCGACACCCGGGCCGGCAACACGCTGCGCAAGCAGCGGCTGGCCGTCTACCTCACGTCCCTCTCCCCCGAGTACCAGATCCAGAGGTGA
- a CDS encoding PTS system mannose/fructose/sorbose family transporter subunit IID yields the protein MSAPVSAPVGPPASAPSALSRGVLLRVFLRSLFLQASWNPKGMQNLGLAYTVFPALESLYPEKEAQEAAVRRHLAFFNTHPYVAAAIVGGVLYHEQRIARGEEPPDKVTAFKAALMGPLAALGDGFFWLSLKPAVGAICAGLVPLLHAWAAVLFLVLYNLVHITLRARLYWMGLSLGDRLVEAVARAKLPARGARLRSVAAACSGGVAAWLAVDLGRTAGGEPAPWLVAGCLVLGTGSYALVQHRVPNYVVLYLAAVLACAAGAFL from the coding sequence ATGAGCGCCCCGGTCAGCGCTCCGGTGGGTCCCCCGGCGAGCGCCCCTTCCGCCCTCTCCCGGGGGGTATTGCTGCGCGTCTTCCTGCGCTCGCTCTTCCTACAGGCCTCGTGGAACCCCAAGGGGATGCAGAACCTGGGGCTGGCCTACACCGTCTTCCCCGCGCTCGAGTCCCTCTACCCGGAGAAAGAGGCCCAGGAGGCCGCCGTGCGCCGGCACCTGGCCTTCTTCAACACCCACCCCTACGTGGCCGCCGCCATCGTGGGCGGGGTGCTCTACCACGAGCAGCGCATCGCCCGGGGCGAGGAGCCGCCGGACAAGGTCACGGCCTTCAAGGCCGCGCTCATGGGGCCGTTGGCGGCCCTGGGGGATGGCTTCTTCTGGCTGTCGCTCAAGCCGGCCGTGGGGGCCATCTGCGCCGGGCTCGTTCCCCTGCTGCATGCGTGGGCGGCGGTGCTCTTCCTCGTGCTCTACAACCTCGTGCACATCACCCTGCGCGCCCGCCTCTACTGGATGGGGCTGTCGCTGGGGGACCGGCTGGTGGAGGCGGTGGCCCGGGCCAAGCTGCCCGCGCGGGGGGCCCGGCTGCGCTCGGTGGCGGCCGCCTGCTCCGGGGGCGTGGCGGCCTGGCTGGCGGTGGACCTGGGGCGCACGGCGGGCGGTGAGCCCGCGCCCTGGCTGGTGGCGGGGTGTTTGGTCCTGGGCACGGGCTCGTATGCGCTCGTGCAGCACCGGGTCCCCAACTATGTGGTTCTCTACCTCGCGGCGGTGTTGGCCTGCGCGGCGGGAGCCTTCCTTTAA
- a CDS encoding tetratricopeptide repeat protein, which translates to MHVLRQLLEEGRLREVREAAAHQLSQHPDDEEALLALAKVALVDDRADQAEELLSRVKSEDTQGEVTLLRAAAAIQRKDFSRAREHYQVLIRQPSPPAEAWHGLGVALLAQGKAAEAREAHEQAVALKPNQSGFRFELGVALAMEKRPRAAVHQFVQGLRLDARDARAYWALAQVLTQQGKVLLARRVLEAGLKQVPQSQLLQGALSAGQDASVDAHATPDVALFHQASMLLARKRGREALKLLREGWEHGTRSLPLKLLEAEACKDLQPPDMPGVFRAYEEAIAFAPDHWEPYTRLGVSLLKEGHRYEPRAIELLETARRLEPSMPETSLNLVLAYVKAQRIPEALALAQQVVEGLAPEHPLHVQATSLLEALRKI; encoded by the coding sequence ATGCACGTCTTGAGGCAGTTGCTGGAGGAGGGCCGCCTTCGCGAGGTCCGAGAGGCCGCGGCGCATCAGCTTTCCCAGCACCCGGACGATGAGGAAGCCCTGCTCGCCCTGGCGAAGGTGGCCCTGGTGGATGACCGGGCGGATCAGGCCGAGGAATTGCTGTCGCGCGTGAAGTCCGAGGACACGCAGGGGGAGGTGACCCTGCTGCGCGCCGCTGCGGCCATTCAGCGCAAGGACTTCTCGCGAGCCCGCGAGCACTATCAGGTGCTCATCCGCCAGCCCTCGCCTCCCGCCGAAGCCTGGCATGGCCTGGGCGTCGCCCTGCTGGCCCAGGGAAAGGCGGCGGAGGCCCGAGAGGCGCATGAGCAGGCCGTGGCGCTCAAACCCAATCAGTCGGGTTTCCGCTTCGAGCTGGGGGTCGCGCTGGCGATGGAGAAGCGTCCGCGGGCCGCCGTGCACCAGTTCGTTCAAGGGTTGCGGCTGGATGCCCGGGACGCGCGCGCCTACTGGGCGTTGGCCCAGGTGCTGACGCAGCAAGGCAAGGTGCTTCTGGCGCGGCGTGTTCTGGAAGCCGGGCTGAAGCAGGTGCCCCAGTCTCAGCTCCTGCAAGGGGCGCTGAGCGCGGGCCAGGATGCCTCGGTGGACGCCCACGCGACGCCGGACGTGGCCTTGTTCCATCAAGCCTCGATGCTCCTGGCGCGCAAGCGTGGCCGTGAAGCCCTGAAGCTCCTGCGGGAGGGATGGGAACACGGGACGCGCTCCTTGCCCCTCAAGCTTTTGGAGGCCGAGGCGTGCAAGGACCTCCAGCCTCCGGACATGCCGGGCGTCTTCCGCGCCTACGAGGAGGCGATCGCGTTCGCGCCAGACCATTGGGAGCCCTACACCCGCCTGGGTGTGTCCTTGTTGAAGGAGGGCCACCGGTACGAGCCCCGCGCCATCGAACTGCTGGAGACGGCGCGGCGGCTCGAGCCCTCGATGCCCGAAACGTCGCTCAACCTGGTCCTGGCCTACGTCAAGGCGCAGCGCATTCCAGAAGCGCTCGCCCTGGCGCAACAGGTGGTGGAAGGACTGGCGCCAGAGCATCCCCTTCACGTCCAGGCGACCAGCCTTCTGGAGGCCCTGCGGAAGATCTAA
- a CDS encoding HPr family phosphocarrier protein, which translates to MANVAEGTSEIINALGLHARAAAQLVKVANRFKSETTIEHQGQKANAKSIMGVLMLAAGQGSQVKLTCKGDDAEACLAQIQSLIADRFGEAQ; encoded by the coding sequence ATGGCAAACGTGGCCGAAGGGACATCCGAAATCATCAACGCACTGGGGTTGCATGCCCGTGCGGCCGCGCAGCTGGTCAAGGTGGCCAACCGCTTCAAGAGCGAAACCACCATTGAACATCAGGGACAGAAGGCCAACGCCAAGTCCATCATGGGTGTGCTGATGTTGGCGGCGGGGCAGGGCTCCCAGGTGAAGCTCACCTGCAAGGGAGATGACGCAGAGGCATGTCTGGCGCAAATCCAGAGCCTCATCGCGGACCGTTTTGGGGAGGCGCAGTAG
- a CDS encoding DUF1501 domain-containing protein, whose protein sequence is MTLSRRHFLRDVTRGLGCLATASVLPRWLGEAEAASISGYAGYRAAVCVFLLGGNDSNNLLIPKLSAPYAQYKAARPNIGIANADLLTINPVGLAAASYGLHPSLVKLQALFEQERAAVVCNVGPLVLPMKKDDYLTGAVARPDNLFSHADQQDAWASSIANPSSVSLPLALVGKVTGWGGRTADKIAGLNPGEYPDVTSFGGKAIFATGASRQPMMVSSSGTLGFRTSSDTGFNALYQESLSEVLGIHNDVTLQASYGGTFATAQNFATARTAAREAAWLLLPQATRDAIDALFVLPEGGSSWGLPGQLYQVIRDLVAGATPTASGGLGLKRQVFSVGLGGFDTHTGQDTAQSSLFKQLDFALNAFHQALTLLRAGTNFGATPPQTTLFTISDFGRTFVENSDKGTDHGWGSHMIVLGDRVVGRRLYGAFPNLDLTSNAANNLDTVDSKGRWIPSLTVDQYAYSVASWLGLSTTAERDYVFPNLGAYVAAATANGFPAYAKTSKIGFLLADA, encoded by the coding sequence ATGACCCTTTCACGACGCCACTTTCTCCGCGACGTCACCCGTGGCCTGGGGTGCCTCGCGACCGCCTCCGTCCTTCCTCGCTGGCTCGGGGAGGCGGAAGCCGCCTCGATCAGCGGCTATGCGGGCTACCGCGCCGCGGTGTGTGTCTTCCTCCTGGGCGGCAATGACTCCAACAACCTGCTCATTCCCAAGCTGAGCGCTCCCTATGCCCAGTACAAGGCGGCGCGGCCGAACATCGGCATCGCCAACGCGGACCTGCTCACCATCAACCCCGTGGGGCTGGCCGCCGCCTCCTACGGACTGCACCCCTCGCTCGTGAAGCTCCAGGCGCTCTTCGAGCAGGAGCGGGCCGCCGTCGTCTGCAACGTGGGGCCGCTCGTGCTGCCCATGAAGAAGGACGACTACCTCACGGGGGCCGTGGCCCGCCCGGACAACCTGTTCTCCCACGCCGACCAGCAGGACGCGTGGGCGAGTTCGATTGCCAACCCTTCCTCCGTGTCGCTGCCGTTGGCGCTCGTGGGCAAGGTGACGGGCTGGGGCGGCCGGACCGCGGACAAGATCGCCGGGCTGAACCCGGGAGAGTACCCAGACGTGACGTCGTTCGGCGGCAAGGCGATCTTCGCCACGGGCGCTTCCCGGCAGCCCATGATGGTGTCATCGTCTGGCACGCTCGGCTTCCGGACCTCGAGCGACACGGGCTTCAACGCCCTGTATCAGGAGTCGCTCTCCGAGGTGCTCGGGATTCACAACGACGTCACCCTGCAAGCGTCGTACGGGGGGACGTTCGCCACGGCGCAGAACTTCGCCACGGCAAGGACCGCCGCGCGCGAGGCCGCCTGGCTCTTGCTGCCACAGGCGACGCGCGACGCCATCGATGCCCTGTTCGTGCTTCCCGAGGGCGGCTCGAGCTGGGGGTTGCCGGGCCAGCTCTATCAGGTCATCCGGGATCTCGTGGCGGGTGCAACGCCCACGGCAAGCGGCGGCCTCGGCCTCAAGCGCCAGGTGTTCTCCGTGGGGCTGGGCGGCTTCGATACCCACACGGGACAGGACACGGCCCAGAGCTCGCTGTTCAAGCAGCTCGACTTCGCCCTCAACGCCTTCCACCAGGCGCTCACGCTTCTCCGGGCGGGGACGAACTTTGGCGCGACGCCTCCGCAGACCACGCTCTTCACGATCAGCGACTTCGGCCGCACCTTCGTGGAGAACTCGGACAAGGGCACGGACCACGGCTGGGGCAGCCACATGATCGTCCTGGGAGACCGTGTCGTGGGCCGGAGGCTCTATGGCGCCTTCCCGAACCTGGACTTGACGAGCAACGCGGCGAACAACCTCGATACCGTCGACTCCAAGGGGCGCTGGATTCCCTCGCTGACGGTGGACCAGTACGCTTACTCCGTCGCCTCGTGGCTGGGCCTGTCGACCACGGCGGAGCGGGATTACGTGTTCCCGAACCTCGGGGCCTACGTCGCCGCCGCGACCGCGAACGGGTTCCCCGCGTATGCGAAGACGAGCAAGATTGGCTTCCTGCTCGCGGACGCCTGA